One segment of Xiphias gladius isolate SHS-SW01 ecotype Sanya breed wild chromosome 1, ASM1685928v1, whole genome shotgun sequence DNA contains the following:
- the wdhd1 gene encoding WD repeat and HMG-box DNA-binding protein 1 isoform X2, protein MPCERKPMRYGHSEGHTEVCFDDLGRFIVTCGNDGDVRIWESLDDDDPKFITVGEKAYSLALKNGKLVTASSNNTVQIHTFPDGDPDGILTRFTTNATHVTFNSSGSRVAAGSSDFMVKVVELSDSSQQKTLRGHEAPVLGVAFDPKDDFLASSSCDGSVVVWNIEEQTQVISWPLLQKTNDVSNAKSLCRLAWQPRMAKFLAVPVDTKVHLYERGSWDHASTLSDDLLTRPINVVAWSPCGQFLAAGSVGGLLTIWDVNSKLCVEKQKHEKGFTVCGLAWHPSGGQIAYTDTEGCLGLLDGLSTSASDTDAAKAPAKKPAKDYDDLFDEDDDDRLMDEGRSDTNSPVKNQVAGDDDDDDDFLMPATGRARNRGAILDDENSLDTGSLRLGRDKFGDDDDAGSAVVPAAAPLVPLRPVYEGPLPTPPQKAFQPGSTPAHLTHRFMMWNSVGIVRDYNDEQDNAIDVEFHDTAVHHAMHLTNSLGHTMADLSQEAVLLACPSTDELASKLQCLHFSSWDTNKEWMVDLPKGEDARALCLGQGWAAVATSTLMLRLFSVGGVQREIFSLPGPVVCLAGHGEQLLIVYHRATGFDGEQALGVQLLQLGRRKRQVINGETLPLSHKSYLSWLGFTAEGTPCYVDSDGVVRMLNRSLGNTWTPVCNTRETCKSKSDHYWVVGVHENPQQLRCIPCKGSRYPHTLPRPAVAVLPFKLPLCQTTTEKGQMEEQFWRSALFHNHYSFLSSSGYEIDEDAQSKSQKGQQELLMKMFALSCKLEREFRSVELAELMTQNVVTLAIRYASRSRRMALAQRLSEIALEKASQIQEEGPEEQEEEPEYSSVRRASGYGQSEVAGGRYGNRRNQEEEEEQGEELGEEEDGQEVETEETTETRKRVNPFAKEAGSPVTPSLTPIGKVGRANPFKVLGSGKPPASSGPPRATHILDNMTSSRKSAPLSGSAGKPIKGPVLKPLAPRPKAKTQSTLLQMTGTKAANKKTQENTQPAADKQRQPEAPPAAAPASNSENLRPKTGFQLWLEENRKSIVAEHPDLEETDIIKEAMGRFRTLSAEERLSLTERAKGQTGDAADLKKRKRAEGEGGAGNEHGKAEADESTAKKKKSLDPSSKLSAFAFNKN, encoded by the exons ATGCCGTGTGAGAGGAAGCCGATGCGCTACGGTCACTCCGAGGGGCACACCGAGGTCTGCTTCGATGACCTGGGGAG GTTCATTGTAACCTGTGGGAATGATGGAGATGTTCGGATATGGGAGAGTCTGGATGACGACGACCCGAAGTTCATCACTGTCGGTGAAAAGGCTTACTCTCTGGCGCTCAAG AACGGCAAGCTGGTGACGGCGAGCTCCAACAACACAGTGCAGATCCACACGTTTCCCGACGGGGATCCGGATGGCATCTTGACCCGGTTCACCACCAACGCCACGCACGTCACCTTCAACAGCAGCGGCTCGAGAGTCGCTGCTGGATCCAG tGACTTCATGGTTAAGGTGGTGGAGTTGTCGGACAGCAGCCAACAGAAAACGCTCCGGGGTCACGAAGCACCTGTCCTCGGTGTCGCCTTTGACCCCAAAGATGACTTCCTG gcaTCCTCCAGCTGCGACGGCTCTGTCGTGGTGTGGAATATCGAGGAGCAG ACTCAGGTGATCAGTTGGCCTCTGCTGCAGAAGACCAATGACGTCAGTAATGCGAAGTCCCTGTGTCGGCTGGCCTGGCAGCCCAGGATGGCAAAG TTTCTAGCGGTTCCTGTGGACACGAAGGTGCACCTGTACGAGCGAGGGTCCTGGGATCATGCGAGCACTCTGTCTGACGATCTGCTCACACGG CCCATCAACGTGGTGGCCTGGTCTCCGTGTGGGCAGTTCCTGGCAGCTGGTAGCGTGGGGGGTTTACTGACAATATGGGACGTAAACAGCAAGCTGTGTGTGGAAAA GCAGAAGCACGAGAAAGGCTTCACGGTGTGCGGTTTGGCCTGGCATCCCTCAGGCGGTCAGATCgcgtacacagacacagagggctGCCTGGGCCTGCTGGACGGACTCAGCACCTCCGCGTCCGACACCGACGCCGCCAAG GCACCAGCAAAAAAGCCAGCAAAAGACTATGATGACCTGtttgatgaagatgatgatgatagacTCATGGATGAAGGCCGGAGCGACACCAACTCTCCAGTTAAGAATCAGGTCGCCGGGGACGACGACGATGACGATGATTTCCTCATGCCTGCGACGGGGCGGGCGAGGAACAGAGGGGCGATCCTGGACGATGAGAACTCACTGG ACACGGGATCGCTGAGGCTCGGTCGGGACAAGTTCGGGGACGATGATGACGCCGGCAGTGCTGTGGTGCCTGCGGCTGCCCCTCTGGTGCCCTTGCGTCCCGTGTATGAGGGACCCCTGCCAACGCCTCCCCAGAAGGCCTTCCAGCCGGGCTCCACCCCTGCACACCTGACACACCGCTTCATG ATGTGGAACTCGGTGGGAATAGTGCGAGATTACAATGACGAGCAGGACAACGCCATCGACGTGGAGTTTCACGACACGGCCGTGCACCACGCCATGCACCTCACCAACTCGCTGGGTCACACCATGGCAGATCTTTCCCAGGAGGCCGTGCTGCTGGCCTGCCCCAGCACGGACGAGCTTGCCAG TAAGCTGCAGTGCCTCCACTTCTCGTCATGGGACACCAATAAGGAGTGGATGGTGGACCTGCCGAAGGGCGAGGACGCGAGGGCGCTGTGTCTGGGTCAGGGCTGGGCGGCGGTCGCCACCAGCACGCTGATGCTCAGACTCTTCTCCGTCGGAGGCGTTCAGAGAGAGATCTTCAGCCTGCCAGGACCTGTGGTCTGCTTGGCCGGACACGGAGAGCAGCTGCTCATAGTCTATCACCGGG CTACAGGTTTTGATGGGGAGCAGGCTCTGGGTGTCCAGCTGCTGCAGTTGGGCCGAAGAAAGAGGCAGGTCATCAACGGCGAAACCCTCCCACTCTCTCACAAATCCTACCTGTCCTGGCTTGGATTCACTGCCGAAG GTACCCCTTGCTACGTGGATTCGGATGGGGTGGTACGGATGCTGAACCGCTCCCTGGGAAACACGTGGACACCAGTGTGTAACACCAGAGAGACCTGCAAAAGCAAATCAGATCACTACTGGGTGGTGGGAGTGCACGAAAACCCTCAACAGCTCAG GTGCATCCCCTGTAAGGGCTCCAGGTACCCCCACACCCTGCCCAGACCTGCGGTGGCCGTCCTGCCCTTCAAGCTGCCGCTGTGTCAGACCACCACAGAGAAGGGACAGATGGAG GAGCAGTTCTGGCGTTCGGCCCTCTTCCACAACCACTACAGCTTCCTGTCCTCCAGCGGCTACGAGATAGACGAGGACGCGCAGAGTAAATCGCAGAAGGGGCAGCAGGAGCTGCTCATGAAGATGTTTGCA CTGTCCTGCAAGCTGGAGAGGGAGTTTCGCTCTGTGGAGCTGGCGGAGCTGATGACCCAGAACGTGGTGACCCTGGCCATTCGATACGCGTCCCGGTCCAGACGCATGGCCCTGGCCCAGCGGCTCAGCGAGATCGCCCTGGAGAAAGCCAGCCAGATCCAGGAAGAAGGGCccgaggagcaggaggaggagccaGAATACTCCAGCGTCAGGCGGGCCTCGGG GTACGGCCAGAGTGAGGTCGCAGGAGGACGTTACGGCAACAGACGTaatcaggaggaggaagaggagcaaggAGAAGAGCTCGGCGAGGAAGAGGACGGGCAGGaggtggagacagaggagacaacAGAAACCAGAAAAC GCGTGAACCCGTTTGCTAAGGAAGCCGGCTCACCTGTGACGCCGTCTCTGACACCaa TTGGTAAAGTAGGACGTGCAAATCCTTTCAAG GTCCTTGGATCGGGGAAACCGCCGGCCTCGTCGGGTCCGCCTCGAGCGACACACATCCTGGACAACATGACGTCCAGCAGGAAGTCGGCTCCCCTCAGCGGATCCGCAGGGAAACCGATCAAAGGCCCCGTCCTCAAACCGCTGGCCCCCAGGCCCAAGGCAAAG ACTCAGTCCACTCTGCTCCAGATGACGGGCACGAAAGCAGCCAATAAGAAGACTCAGGAGAACACGCAGCCGGCGGCAGATAAGCAGAGGCAGCCGGAGGCCCCGCCCGCGGCCGCACCGGCAAGTAACAGCGAGAACTTGAG GCCGAAGACGGGCTTCCAGCTGTGGCTGGAGGAGAACAGGAAGAGTATCGTCGCCGAACATCCTGACCTGGAGGAGACCGATATCATCAAAGAGGCCATGGGACGCTTCAGGACGCTGTCGGCAGAGGAGCGACTG TCATtgacagagagagcaaaaggCCAGACCGGAGACGCAGCCGatctgaagaagaggaagagggcagagggagaaggaggtgCGGGAAACGAACATGGAAAGGCAGAAGCGGATGAAAGCACCGCCAAGAAGAAAAAATCTTTGGATCCCTCCTCCAAGCTTTCAGCGTTTGCCtttaacaaaaactaa
- the wdhd1 gene encoding WD repeat and HMG-box DNA-binding protein 1 isoform X1 — protein sequence MPCERKPMRYGHSEGHTEVCFDDLGRFIVTCGNDGDVRIWESLDDDDPKFITVGEKAYSLALKNGKLVTASSNNTVQIHTFPDGDPDGILTRFTTNATHVTFNSSGSRVAAGSSDFMVKVVELSDSSQQKTLRGHEAPVLGVAFDPKDDFLASSSCDGSVVVWNIEEQTQVISWPLLQKTNDVSNAKSLCRLAWQPRMAKFLAVPVDTKVHLYERGSWDHASTLSDDLLTRPINVVAWSPCGQFLAAGSVGGLLTIWDVNSKLCVEKQKHEKGFTVCGLAWHPSGGQIAYTDTEGCLGLLDGLSTSASDTDAAKQAPAKKPAKDYDDLFDEDDDDRLMDEGRSDTNSPVKNQVAGDDDDDDDFLMPATGRARNRGAILDDENSLDTGSLRLGRDKFGDDDDAGSAVVPAAAPLVPLRPVYEGPLPTPPQKAFQPGSTPAHLTHRFMMWNSVGIVRDYNDEQDNAIDVEFHDTAVHHAMHLTNSLGHTMADLSQEAVLLACPSTDELASKLQCLHFSSWDTNKEWMVDLPKGEDARALCLGQGWAAVATSTLMLRLFSVGGVQREIFSLPGPVVCLAGHGEQLLIVYHRATGFDGEQALGVQLLQLGRRKRQVINGETLPLSHKSYLSWLGFTAEGTPCYVDSDGVVRMLNRSLGNTWTPVCNTRETCKSKSDHYWVVGVHENPQQLRCIPCKGSRYPHTLPRPAVAVLPFKLPLCQTTTEKGQMEEQFWRSALFHNHYSFLSSSGYEIDEDAQSKSQKGQQELLMKMFALSCKLEREFRSVELAELMTQNVVTLAIRYASRSRRMALAQRLSEIALEKASQIQEEGPEEQEEEPEYSSVRRASGYGQSEVAGGRYGNRRNQEEEEEQGEELGEEEDGQEVETEETTETRKRVNPFAKEAGSPVTPSLTPIGKVGRANPFKVLGSGKPPASSGPPRATHILDNMTSSRKSAPLSGSAGKPIKGPVLKPLAPRPKAKTQSTLLQMTGTKAANKKTQENTQPAADKQRQPEAPPAAAPASNSENLRPKTGFQLWLEENRKSIVAEHPDLEETDIIKEAMGRFRTLSAEERLSLTERAKGQTGDAADLKKRKRAEGEGGAGNEHGKAEADESTAKKKKSLDPSSKLSAFAFNKN from the exons ATGCCGTGTGAGAGGAAGCCGATGCGCTACGGTCACTCCGAGGGGCACACCGAGGTCTGCTTCGATGACCTGGGGAG GTTCATTGTAACCTGTGGGAATGATGGAGATGTTCGGATATGGGAGAGTCTGGATGACGACGACCCGAAGTTCATCACTGTCGGTGAAAAGGCTTACTCTCTGGCGCTCAAG AACGGCAAGCTGGTGACGGCGAGCTCCAACAACACAGTGCAGATCCACACGTTTCCCGACGGGGATCCGGATGGCATCTTGACCCGGTTCACCACCAACGCCACGCACGTCACCTTCAACAGCAGCGGCTCGAGAGTCGCTGCTGGATCCAG tGACTTCATGGTTAAGGTGGTGGAGTTGTCGGACAGCAGCCAACAGAAAACGCTCCGGGGTCACGAAGCACCTGTCCTCGGTGTCGCCTTTGACCCCAAAGATGACTTCCTG gcaTCCTCCAGCTGCGACGGCTCTGTCGTGGTGTGGAATATCGAGGAGCAG ACTCAGGTGATCAGTTGGCCTCTGCTGCAGAAGACCAATGACGTCAGTAATGCGAAGTCCCTGTGTCGGCTGGCCTGGCAGCCCAGGATGGCAAAG TTTCTAGCGGTTCCTGTGGACACGAAGGTGCACCTGTACGAGCGAGGGTCCTGGGATCATGCGAGCACTCTGTCTGACGATCTGCTCACACGG CCCATCAACGTGGTGGCCTGGTCTCCGTGTGGGCAGTTCCTGGCAGCTGGTAGCGTGGGGGGTTTACTGACAATATGGGACGTAAACAGCAAGCTGTGTGTGGAAAA GCAGAAGCACGAGAAAGGCTTCACGGTGTGCGGTTTGGCCTGGCATCCCTCAGGCGGTCAGATCgcgtacacagacacagagggctGCCTGGGCCTGCTGGACGGACTCAGCACCTCCGCGTCCGACACCGACGCCGCCAAG CAGGCACCAGCAAAAAAGCCAGCAAAAGACTATGATGACCTGtttgatgaagatgatgatgatagacTCATGGATGAAGGCCGGAGCGACACCAACTCTCCAGTTAAGAATCAGGTCGCCGGGGACGACGACGATGACGATGATTTCCTCATGCCTGCGACGGGGCGGGCGAGGAACAGAGGGGCGATCCTGGACGATGAGAACTCACTGG ACACGGGATCGCTGAGGCTCGGTCGGGACAAGTTCGGGGACGATGATGACGCCGGCAGTGCTGTGGTGCCTGCGGCTGCCCCTCTGGTGCCCTTGCGTCCCGTGTATGAGGGACCCCTGCCAACGCCTCCCCAGAAGGCCTTCCAGCCGGGCTCCACCCCTGCACACCTGACACACCGCTTCATG ATGTGGAACTCGGTGGGAATAGTGCGAGATTACAATGACGAGCAGGACAACGCCATCGACGTGGAGTTTCACGACACGGCCGTGCACCACGCCATGCACCTCACCAACTCGCTGGGTCACACCATGGCAGATCTTTCCCAGGAGGCCGTGCTGCTGGCCTGCCCCAGCACGGACGAGCTTGCCAG TAAGCTGCAGTGCCTCCACTTCTCGTCATGGGACACCAATAAGGAGTGGATGGTGGACCTGCCGAAGGGCGAGGACGCGAGGGCGCTGTGTCTGGGTCAGGGCTGGGCGGCGGTCGCCACCAGCACGCTGATGCTCAGACTCTTCTCCGTCGGAGGCGTTCAGAGAGAGATCTTCAGCCTGCCAGGACCTGTGGTCTGCTTGGCCGGACACGGAGAGCAGCTGCTCATAGTCTATCACCGGG CTACAGGTTTTGATGGGGAGCAGGCTCTGGGTGTCCAGCTGCTGCAGTTGGGCCGAAGAAAGAGGCAGGTCATCAACGGCGAAACCCTCCCACTCTCTCACAAATCCTACCTGTCCTGGCTTGGATTCACTGCCGAAG GTACCCCTTGCTACGTGGATTCGGATGGGGTGGTACGGATGCTGAACCGCTCCCTGGGAAACACGTGGACACCAGTGTGTAACACCAGAGAGACCTGCAAAAGCAAATCAGATCACTACTGGGTGGTGGGAGTGCACGAAAACCCTCAACAGCTCAG GTGCATCCCCTGTAAGGGCTCCAGGTACCCCCACACCCTGCCCAGACCTGCGGTGGCCGTCCTGCCCTTCAAGCTGCCGCTGTGTCAGACCACCACAGAGAAGGGACAGATGGAG GAGCAGTTCTGGCGTTCGGCCCTCTTCCACAACCACTACAGCTTCCTGTCCTCCAGCGGCTACGAGATAGACGAGGACGCGCAGAGTAAATCGCAGAAGGGGCAGCAGGAGCTGCTCATGAAGATGTTTGCA CTGTCCTGCAAGCTGGAGAGGGAGTTTCGCTCTGTGGAGCTGGCGGAGCTGATGACCCAGAACGTGGTGACCCTGGCCATTCGATACGCGTCCCGGTCCAGACGCATGGCCCTGGCCCAGCGGCTCAGCGAGATCGCCCTGGAGAAAGCCAGCCAGATCCAGGAAGAAGGGCccgaggagcaggaggaggagccaGAATACTCCAGCGTCAGGCGGGCCTCGGG GTACGGCCAGAGTGAGGTCGCAGGAGGACGTTACGGCAACAGACGTaatcaggaggaggaagaggagcaaggAGAAGAGCTCGGCGAGGAAGAGGACGGGCAGGaggtggagacagaggagacaacAGAAACCAGAAAAC GCGTGAACCCGTTTGCTAAGGAAGCCGGCTCACCTGTGACGCCGTCTCTGACACCaa TTGGTAAAGTAGGACGTGCAAATCCTTTCAAG GTCCTTGGATCGGGGAAACCGCCGGCCTCGTCGGGTCCGCCTCGAGCGACACACATCCTGGACAACATGACGTCCAGCAGGAAGTCGGCTCCCCTCAGCGGATCCGCAGGGAAACCGATCAAAGGCCCCGTCCTCAAACCGCTGGCCCCCAGGCCCAAGGCAAAG ACTCAGTCCACTCTGCTCCAGATGACGGGCACGAAAGCAGCCAATAAGAAGACTCAGGAGAACACGCAGCCGGCGGCAGATAAGCAGAGGCAGCCGGAGGCCCCGCCCGCGGCCGCACCGGCAAGTAACAGCGAGAACTTGAG GCCGAAGACGGGCTTCCAGCTGTGGCTGGAGGAGAACAGGAAGAGTATCGTCGCCGAACATCCTGACCTGGAGGAGACCGATATCATCAAAGAGGCCATGGGACGCTTCAGGACGCTGTCGGCAGAGGAGCGACTG TCATtgacagagagagcaaaaggCCAGACCGGAGACGCAGCCGatctgaagaagaggaagagggcagagggagaaggaggtgCGGGAAACGAACATGGAAAGGCAGAAGCGGATGAAAGCACCGCCAAGAAGAAAAAATCTTTGGATCCCTCCTCCAAGCTTTCAGCGTTTGCCtttaacaaaaactaa
- the socs4 gene encoding suppressor of cytokine signaling 4 has translation MSEKKPLTSDTRPKCGLRSWSADSYVWRGKKRSRSSRSGLSPGGLEAAGMEELGVQSTSCPRRRRERKCSCSALDDALTSADVDVVCRKALSRRSLRQKFQDAVGQCFPLRSHHHHHHHHHHPPGSSRPFSVLFWSKRKIHVSELMQDKCPFSPKSELARCWHLIKNQATLPSALKDMEAPLKPSVSSSSASPPQTPLSWEDICCSPGPGSTSLEDWDPSCPHGGAEGSCGHTDYILVPDLLQINNSPCYWGVLNRFEAEELLDGQPEGTFLLRDSAQDEFLFSVSFRRYSRSLHARIEQNGKRFSFDVRDPCMYRDPSVTGLLRHYSDPTTCLFFEPLLSRPLLRTFPFSLQHLCRAVICSSTTYQGINSLPLPPQLRDYLRQYHIKCEGGCAV, from the coding sequence ATGTCAGAGAAGAAGCCACTAACCTCAGACACACGTCCCAAATGTGGCCTCCGCAGTTGGAGTGCAGACAGTTATGTTTGGCGGGGGAAGAAACGCTCCAGGAGCTCTCGCAGTGGGTTGAGTCCCGGAGGTCTGGAGGCAGCGGGGATGGAGGAGCTTGGAGTGCAGTCAACATCCTGTCCGAGGCGGCGCAGGGAGAGAAAGTGTAGCTGCAGCGCTCTCGACGATGCGTTGACGTCTGCAGACGTTGATGTAGTGTGTCGGAAGGCCTTGTCCCGACGCTCTCTGAGGCAGAAGTTTCAGGATGCTGTGGGACAGTGTTTTCCTCTGCGCtctcatcatcaccaccatcaccatcaccatcatccaCCGGGCTCCTCACGACCCTTCTCAGTGCTCTTCTGGTCCAAACGCAAGATCCACGTCTCAGAGCTCATGCAGGACAAGTGTCCCTTCTCGCCAAAATCTGAACTGGCCCGATGCTGGCACCTTATAAAAAATCAAGCCACCCTCCCAAGTGCCCTCAAGGACATGGAGGCTCCCCTCAAACCCAGCGTCTCATCTTCTTCTGCCTCCCCACCACAGACACCTCTCTCCTGGGAGGACATCTGCTGCTCCCCTGGGCCTGGAAGCACCAGTCTGGAGGACTGGGACCCTTCTTGTCCACATGGGGGGGCAGAGGGCAGCTGCGGTCACACTGACTACATCCTGGTCCCAGATCTCCTCCAGATCAACAACAGCCCCTGTTACTGGGGTGTGTTGAACCGCTTTGAAGCAGAGGAGCTACTGGACGGCCAACCAGAGGGAACGTTTCTGCTCCGAGACTCTGCCCAGGATGAGTTCCTCTTCTCAGTCAGCTTTCGTCGCTACAGTCGCTCCCTGCATGCACGCATTGAGCAGAACGGCAAGCGTTTCAGCTTTGATGTGCGTGACCCGTGTATGTACCGGGATCCCAGCGTGACAGGATTACTGAGACACTACAGTGACCCAACCACCTGCCTCTTCTTTGAGCCCCTCCTTTCCCGGCCGCTACTGAGgaccttccctttctccctccagCACCTGTGCAGGGCTGTGATATGTAGCAGCACCACCTACCAGGGCATAAACAGCCTGCCGCTGCCACCTCAGCTCAGGGACTACCTCCGACAGTACCACATCAAGTGTGAGGGGGGCTGCGCTGTGTGA